Proteins from a genomic interval of Arachis hypogaea cultivar Tifrunner chromosome 10, arahy.Tifrunner.gnm2.J5K5, whole genome shotgun sequence:
- the LOC112714761 gene encoding K(+) efflux antiporter 3, chloroplastic isoform X4: MLESLAHGQSFKLKGYDLIKDNSPKCYAISSFSRSSVFKVCSDKKQVSLLSLGVSYRSTSVSENLCQSKLLNVPSFYSWKGFYLSKYTPLRFERLQTSATYDVAGAVEVIHDLGLDTLTFLAVTVLIVPTFKSIKASPILGFFLAGVVLSQFGLIRNLTDVKVLSEWGILFLLFEMGLELSLARLKALAKYAFGMGFTQVNIRSIDEAVVIAAALSLSSSAFVLQLLAEKGELPTRFGSATLGILLLQDIAVVPLLVILPILESQNLAKESIWPMLAQESLKALGGLGLLSFGGKYILRRVFEVVADARSSEAFVALCLLTVAGTSLVTQHLGFSDTLGAFLAGALLAETNFRTQIEADIRPFRGLLIGLFFLTTGTSIDMQLLMREWPHVLALLAGLISIKTLIITAIGPCVGLSLQESVRIGLLLSQGGEFGFVVFSLANRLGVLPLELNKLLIIVVVLSMALTPFLNEAGRRAADFIDGKFDVEFKASEMVNFGVTEPVVIVGFGQMGQVLANFLSNPLASGGDSDAAGWPYVAFDLDPALVNAAKKAGFPIHYGDGSHPAVLQSAGISSPKAIMVMFPGKEKTAEAVQRLRFTYPAIPIYARAKDLEHLLDLKKAGATDAVLENAETSLQLGSKLLKGFGVMSDDLAFLSQLIRDSMELQAQEAASFAKCDELNMTKQLQVEVRVGDSIEGHAPMPTTSSELDQPHQVSLPRIQPVAEQPVVEQDDELNQTERRR, translated from the exons ATGTTGGAGTCACTAGCTCATGGTCAAAGTTTTAAGCTTAAG GGATATGACTTAATCAAAGATAACAGTCCTAAATGTTATGCTATTTCATCATTCAGTAGAAGTTCTGTTTTCAAGGTTTGTTCAGATAAAAAGCAAGTGTCGCTGCTTTCACTTGGAGTTAGTTATAGGAGCACCTCCGTGTCTGAGAATTTATGTCAAAGCAAACTTCTCAATGTTCCATCATTTTATAGTTGGAAAGGATTCTATCTCTCTAAGTATACGCCATTACGGTTCGAGCGGTTGCAAACAAGTGCAACTTATGATGTTGCTGGTGCTGTTGAAGTCATCCATGATTTAGGATTGGATACTCTTACTTTCTTGGCTGTAACTGTCTTAATTGTTCCCACATTCAAGTCAATTAAAGCCAGTCCT ATACTTGGTTTCTTCTTGGCTGGAGTTGTACTTAGCCAGTTTGGTTTAATCAGAAACCTTACAGATGTTAAAGTTTTGTCCGAATGGGGGATCCTTTTCTTG TTGTTTGAGATGGGTTTAGAGCTTTCACTTGCACGTCTGAAAGCTCTTGCAAAATATGCCTTCGGTATGGGATTTACTCAG GTGAATATTAGAAGTATTGATGAAGCTGTGGTAATTGCTGCTGCTCTCTCTCTGTCATCTTCTGCATTTGTTCTACAG CTTCTTGCAGAGAAGGGTGAGCTACCTACAAGATTTGGTTCAGCAACTCTGGGAATACTTTTATTGCAG GACATAGCTGTTGTCCCTCTTCTAGTCATTCTTCCAATACTAGAGAGCCAG AATCTGGCTAAGGAAAGCATTTGGCCAATGCTTGCTCAAGAAAGTTTAAAGGCATTAGGTGGATTGGGTCTGCTATCTTTTGGGGGAAAATACATTCTTAGAAGAGTATTTGAG GTTGTTGCAGATGCAAGGAGCTCAGAGGCCTTCGTTGCACTTTGCTTGCTGACTGTTGCTGGAACTTCACTTGTCACGCAGCATTTGGGTTTTAGTGATACG CTTGGGGCATTTTTAGCTGGGGCACTTTTAGCAGAGACAAATTTCAGGACCCAGATTGAAGCTGACATAAGACCATTTAGAGGCTTgcttattggattatttttcctAACTACAGGGACTTCCATTGACATGCAG cTTCTTATGCGAGAGTGGCCACATGTACTTGCACTCTTGGCAGGATTGATTTCTATCAAGACATTGATCATAACAGCAATCGGTCCTTGTGTTGGGCTTAGTTTGCAAGAAAGTGTGAGAATAGGATTGCTTCTATCCCAAGGAGGCGAGTTTGGATTCGTTGTTTTCTCCTTAGCAAATAG GCTTGGGGTGCTTCCACTTGAGCTCAACAAGTTGCTCATAATTGTTGTTGTATTGTCAATGGCATTAACCCCATTTCTTAATGAAGCTGGAAGAAGGGCTGCTGATTTTATTGATGGAAAATTCGATGTGGAGTTT AAAGCTTCAGAGATGGTCAACTTTGGTGTCACTGAACCTGTTGTTATAGTTGGATTTGGACAAATGGGCCAG GTCCTTGCAAATTTCCTTTCCAATCCGTTGGCTTCAGGAGGAGACAGTGATGCTGCAGGATGGCCTTATGTGGCTTTTGATCTTGACCCCGCACTAGTAAAT GCTGCTAAAAAAGCCGGCTTTCCAATTCACTATGGGGATGGATCACATCCTGCTGTTCTTCAGTCGGCCGGTATCTCTTCTCCAAAAGCTATTATGGTTATGTTCCCCGGCAAGGAAAAGACAGCGGAAGCTGTTCAGAGGCTACGGTTTACTTACCCTGCA ATCCCAATCTATGCCAGAGCTAAAGATCTTGAGCATCTTTTAGATCTGAAGAAAGCAGGTGCAACAGATGCTGTTTTGGAAAATGCAGAG ACTAGCTTACAGCTGGGTTCTAAGCTTCTGAAAGGTTTCGGAGTGATGTCGGATGACCTAGCATTTTTGAGTCAGCTCATTAGAGATTCCATGGAACTACAGGCTCAAGAAGCAGCCAGCTTCGCCAAATGCGATGAATTAAATATGACAAAACAACTGCAGGTAGAG GTGAGAGTTGGTGACTCAATTGAGGGACATGCACCTATGCCAACTACTTCATCAGAATTGGACCAGCCGCATCAAGTTTCCCTCCCTAGAATTCAGCCAGTTGCGGAACAGCCAGTTGTAGAACAAGACGATGAACTCAATCAAACTGAAAGAAGGCGCTGA
- the LOC112714761 gene encoding K(+) efflux antiporter 3, chloroplastic isoform X1: protein MLESLAHGQSFKLKGYDLIKDNSPKCYAISSFSRSSVFKVCSDKKQVSLLSLGVSYRSTSVSENLCQSKLLNVPSFYSWKGFYLSKYTPLRFERLQTSATYDVAGAVEVIHDLGLDTLTFLAVTVLIVPTFKSIKASPILGFFLAGVVLSQFGLIRNLTDVKVLSEWGILFLLFEMGLELSLARLKALAKYAFGMGFTQVVLSTLAFAAFELPPNGAIGTKILEFLFHSRPDLVNIRSIDEAVVIAAALSLSSSAFVLQLLAEKGELPTRFGSATLGILLLQDIAVVPLLVILPILESQNLAKESIWPMLAQESLKALGGLGLLSFGGKYILRRVFEVVADARSSEAFVALCLLTVAGTSLVTQHLGFSDTLGAFLAGALLAETNFRTQIEADIRPFRGLLIGLFFLTTGTSIDMQLLMREWPHVLALLAGLISIKTLIITAIGPCVGLSLQESVRIGLLLSQGGEFGFVVFSLANRLGVLPLELNKLLIIVVVLSMALTPFLNEAGRRAADFIDGKFDVEFKASEMVNFGVTEPVVIVGFGQMGQVLANFLSNPLASGGDSDAAGWPYVAFDLDPALVNAAKKAGFPIHYGDGSHPAVLQSAGISSPKAIMVMFPGKEKTAEAVQRLRFTYPAIPIYARAKDLEHLLDLKKAGATDAVLENAETSLQLGSKLLKGFGVMSDDLAFLSQLIRDSMELQAQEAASFAKCDELNMTKQLQVEVRVGDSIEGHAPMPTTSSELDQPHQVSLPRIQPVAEQPVVEQDDELNQTERRR, encoded by the exons ATGTTGGAGTCACTAGCTCATGGTCAAAGTTTTAAGCTTAAG GGATATGACTTAATCAAAGATAACAGTCCTAAATGTTATGCTATTTCATCATTCAGTAGAAGTTCTGTTTTCAAGGTTTGTTCAGATAAAAAGCAAGTGTCGCTGCTTTCACTTGGAGTTAGTTATAGGAGCACCTCCGTGTCTGAGAATTTATGTCAAAGCAAACTTCTCAATGTTCCATCATTTTATAGTTGGAAAGGATTCTATCTCTCTAAGTATACGCCATTACGGTTCGAGCGGTTGCAAACAAGTGCAACTTATGATGTTGCTGGTGCTGTTGAAGTCATCCATGATTTAGGATTGGATACTCTTACTTTCTTGGCTGTAACTGTCTTAATTGTTCCCACATTCAAGTCAATTAAAGCCAGTCCT ATACTTGGTTTCTTCTTGGCTGGAGTTGTACTTAGCCAGTTTGGTTTAATCAGAAACCTTACAGATGTTAAAGTTTTGTCCGAATGGGGGATCCTTTTCTTG TTGTTTGAGATGGGTTTAGAGCTTTCACTTGCACGTCTGAAAGCTCTTGCAAAATATGCCTTCGGTATGGGATTTACTCAG GTTGTATTATCTACTTTAGCATTTGCTGCTTTTGAACTCCCACCAAATGGGGCTATTGGAACAAAAATTTTGGAATTCCTTTTCCATTCAAGGCCAGATCTG GTGAATATTAGAAGTATTGATGAAGCTGTGGTAATTGCTGCTGCTCTCTCTCTGTCATCTTCTGCATTTGTTCTACAG CTTCTTGCAGAGAAGGGTGAGCTACCTACAAGATTTGGTTCAGCAACTCTGGGAATACTTTTATTGCAG GACATAGCTGTTGTCCCTCTTCTAGTCATTCTTCCAATACTAGAGAGCCAG AATCTGGCTAAGGAAAGCATTTGGCCAATGCTTGCTCAAGAAAGTTTAAAGGCATTAGGTGGATTGGGTCTGCTATCTTTTGGGGGAAAATACATTCTTAGAAGAGTATTTGAG GTTGTTGCAGATGCAAGGAGCTCAGAGGCCTTCGTTGCACTTTGCTTGCTGACTGTTGCTGGAACTTCACTTGTCACGCAGCATTTGGGTTTTAGTGATACG CTTGGGGCATTTTTAGCTGGGGCACTTTTAGCAGAGACAAATTTCAGGACCCAGATTGAAGCTGACATAAGACCATTTAGAGGCTTgcttattggattatttttcctAACTACAGGGACTTCCATTGACATGCAG cTTCTTATGCGAGAGTGGCCACATGTACTTGCACTCTTGGCAGGATTGATTTCTATCAAGACATTGATCATAACAGCAATCGGTCCTTGTGTTGGGCTTAGTTTGCAAGAAAGTGTGAGAATAGGATTGCTTCTATCCCAAGGAGGCGAGTTTGGATTCGTTGTTTTCTCCTTAGCAAATAG GCTTGGGGTGCTTCCACTTGAGCTCAACAAGTTGCTCATAATTGTTGTTGTATTGTCAATGGCATTAACCCCATTTCTTAATGAAGCTGGAAGAAGGGCTGCTGATTTTATTGATGGAAAATTCGATGTGGAGTTT AAAGCTTCAGAGATGGTCAACTTTGGTGTCACTGAACCTGTTGTTATAGTTGGATTTGGACAAATGGGCCAG GTCCTTGCAAATTTCCTTTCCAATCCGTTGGCTTCAGGAGGAGACAGTGATGCTGCAGGATGGCCTTATGTGGCTTTTGATCTTGACCCCGCACTAGTAAAT GCTGCTAAAAAAGCCGGCTTTCCAATTCACTATGGGGATGGATCACATCCTGCTGTTCTTCAGTCGGCCGGTATCTCTTCTCCAAAAGCTATTATGGTTATGTTCCCCGGCAAGGAAAAGACAGCGGAAGCTGTTCAGAGGCTACGGTTTACTTACCCTGCA ATCCCAATCTATGCCAGAGCTAAAGATCTTGAGCATCTTTTAGATCTGAAGAAAGCAGGTGCAACAGATGCTGTTTTGGAAAATGCAGAG ACTAGCTTACAGCTGGGTTCTAAGCTTCTGAAAGGTTTCGGAGTGATGTCGGATGACCTAGCATTTTTGAGTCAGCTCATTAGAGATTCCATGGAACTACAGGCTCAAGAAGCAGCCAGCTTCGCCAAATGCGATGAATTAAATATGACAAAACAACTGCAGGTAGAG GTGAGAGTTGGTGACTCAATTGAGGGACATGCACCTATGCCAACTACTTCATCAGAATTGGACCAGCCGCATCAAGTTTCCCTCCCTAGAATTCAGCCAGTTGCGGAACAGCCAGTTGTAGAACAAGACGATGAACTCAATCAAACTGAAAGAAGGCGCTGA
- the LOC112714761 gene encoding K(+) efflux antiporter 3, chloroplastic isoform X2: MLESLAHGQSFKLKGYDLIKDNSPKCYAISSFSRSSVFKVCSDKKQVSLLSLGVSYRSTSVSENLCQSKLLNVPSFYSWKGFYLSKYTPLRFERLQTSATYDVAGAVEVIHDLGLDTLTFLAVTVLIVPTFKSIKASPILGFFLAGVVLSQFGLIRNLTDVKVLSEWGILFLLFEMGLELSLARLKALAKYAFGMGFTQVVLSTLAFAAFELPPNGAIGTKILEFLFHSRPDLVNIRSIDEAVVIAAALSLSSSAFVLQLLAEKGELPTRFGSATLGILLLQDIAVVPLLVILPILESQNLAKESIWPMLAQESLKALGGLGLLSFGGKYILRRVFEVVADARSSEAFVALCLLTVAGTSLVTQHLGFSDTLGAFLAGALLAETNFRTQIEADIRPFRGLLIGLFFLTTGTSIDMQLLMREWPHVLALLAGLISIKTLIITAIGPCVGLSLQESVRIGLLLSQGGEFGFVVFSLANRLGVLPLELNKLLIIVVVLSMALTPFLNEAGRRAADFIDGKFDVEFKASEMVNFGVTEPVVIVGFGQMGQVLANFLSNPLASGGDSDAAGWPYVAFDLDPALVNAAKKAGFPIHYGDGSHPAVLQSAGISSPKAIMVMFPGKEKTAEAVQRLRFTYPAIPIYARAKDLEHLLDLKKAGATDAVLENAETSLQLGSKLLKGFGVMSDDLAFLSQLIRDSMELQAQEAASFAKCDELNMTKQLQVRVGDSIEGHAPMPTTSSELDQPHQVSLPRIQPVAEQPVVEQDDELNQTERRR; encoded by the exons ATGTTGGAGTCACTAGCTCATGGTCAAAGTTTTAAGCTTAAG GGATATGACTTAATCAAAGATAACAGTCCTAAATGTTATGCTATTTCATCATTCAGTAGAAGTTCTGTTTTCAAGGTTTGTTCAGATAAAAAGCAAGTGTCGCTGCTTTCACTTGGAGTTAGTTATAGGAGCACCTCCGTGTCTGAGAATTTATGTCAAAGCAAACTTCTCAATGTTCCATCATTTTATAGTTGGAAAGGATTCTATCTCTCTAAGTATACGCCATTACGGTTCGAGCGGTTGCAAACAAGTGCAACTTATGATGTTGCTGGTGCTGTTGAAGTCATCCATGATTTAGGATTGGATACTCTTACTTTCTTGGCTGTAACTGTCTTAATTGTTCCCACATTCAAGTCAATTAAAGCCAGTCCT ATACTTGGTTTCTTCTTGGCTGGAGTTGTACTTAGCCAGTTTGGTTTAATCAGAAACCTTACAGATGTTAAAGTTTTGTCCGAATGGGGGATCCTTTTCTTG TTGTTTGAGATGGGTTTAGAGCTTTCACTTGCACGTCTGAAAGCTCTTGCAAAATATGCCTTCGGTATGGGATTTACTCAG GTTGTATTATCTACTTTAGCATTTGCTGCTTTTGAACTCCCACCAAATGGGGCTATTGGAACAAAAATTTTGGAATTCCTTTTCCATTCAAGGCCAGATCTG GTGAATATTAGAAGTATTGATGAAGCTGTGGTAATTGCTGCTGCTCTCTCTCTGTCATCTTCTGCATTTGTTCTACAG CTTCTTGCAGAGAAGGGTGAGCTACCTACAAGATTTGGTTCAGCAACTCTGGGAATACTTTTATTGCAG GACATAGCTGTTGTCCCTCTTCTAGTCATTCTTCCAATACTAGAGAGCCAG AATCTGGCTAAGGAAAGCATTTGGCCAATGCTTGCTCAAGAAAGTTTAAAGGCATTAGGTGGATTGGGTCTGCTATCTTTTGGGGGAAAATACATTCTTAGAAGAGTATTTGAG GTTGTTGCAGATGCAAGGAGCTCAGAGGCCTTCGTTGCACTTTGCTTGCTGACTGTTGCTGGAACTTCACTTGTCACGCAGCATTTGGGTTTTAGTGATACG CTTGGGGCATTTTTAGCTGGGGCACTTTTAGCAGAGACAAATTTCAGGACCCAGATTGAAGCTGACATAAGACCATTTAGAGGCTTgcttattggattatttttcctAACTACAGGGACTTCCATTGACATGCAG cTTCTTATGCGAGAGTGGCCACATGTACTTGCACTCTTGGCAGGATTGATTTCTATCAAGACATTGATCATAACAGCAATCGGTCCTTGTGTTGGGCTTAGTTTGCAAGAAAGTGTGAGAATAGGATTGCTTCTATCCCAAGGAGGCGAGTTTGGATTCGTTGTTTTCTCCTTAGCAAATAG GCTTGGGGTGCTTCCACTTGAGCTCAACAAGTTGCTCATAATTGTTGTTGTATTGTCAATGGCATTAACCCCATTTCTTAATGAAGCTGGAAGAAGGGCTGCTGATTTTATTGATGGAAAATTCGATGTGGAGTTT AAAGCTTCAGAGATGGTCAACTTTGGTGTCACTGAACCTGTTGTTATAGTTGGATTTGGACAAATGGGCCAG GTCCTTGCAAATTTCCTTTCCAATCCGTTGGCTTCAGGAGGAGACAGTGATGCTGCAGGATGGCCTTATGTGGCTTTTGATCTTGACCCCGCACTAGTAAAT GCTGCTAAAAAAGCCGGCTTTCCAATTCACTATGGGGATGGATCACATCCTGCTGTTCTTCAGTCGGCCGGTATCTCTTCTCCAAAAGCTATTATGGTTATGTTCCCCGGCAAGGAAAAGACAGCGGAAGCTGTTCAGAGGCTACGGTTTACTTACCCTGCA ATCCCAATCTATGCCAGAGCTAAAGATCTTGAGCATCTTTTAGATCTGAAGAAAGCAGGTGCAACAGATGCTGTTTTGGAAAATGCAGAG ACTAGCTTACAGCTGGGTTCTAAGCTTCTGAAAGGTTTCGGAGTGATGTCGGATGACCTAGCATTTTTGAGTCAGCTCATTAGAGATTCCATGGAACTACAGGCTCAAGAAGCAGCCAGCTTCGCCAAATGCGATGAATTAAATATGACAAAACAACTGCAG GTGAGAGTTGGTGACTCAATTGAGGGACATGCACCTATGCCAACTACTTCATCAGAATTGGACCAGCCGCATCAAGTTTCCCTCCCTAGAATTCAGCCAGTTGCGGAACAGCCAGTTGTAGAACAAGACGATGAACTCAATCAAACTGAAAGAAGGCGCTGA
- the LOC112714761 gene encoding K(+) efflux antiporter 3, chloroplastic isoform X5 → MLESLAHGQSFKLKGYDLIKDNSPKCYAISSFSRSSVFKVCSDKKQVSLLSLGVSYRSTSVSENLCQSKLLNVPSFYSWKGFYLSKYTPLRFERLQTSATYDVAGAVEVIHDLGLDTLTFLAVTVLIVPTFKSIKASPILGFFLAGVVLSQFGLIRNLTDVKVLSEWGILFLLFEMGLELSLARLKALAKYAFGMGFTQVNIRSIDEAVVIAAALSLSSSAFVLQLLAEKGELPTRFGSATLGILLLQDIAVVPLLVILPILESQNLAKESIWPMLAQESLKALGGLGLLSFGGKYILRRVFEVVADARSSEAFVALCLLTVAGTSLVTQHLGFSDTLGAFLAGALLAETNFRTQIEADIRPFRGLLIGLFFLTTGTSIDMQLLMREWPHVLALLAGLISIKTLIITAIGPCVGLSLQESVRIGLLLSQGGEFGFVVFSLANRLGVLPLELNKLLIIVVVLSMALTPFLNEAGRRAADFIDGKFDVEFKASEMVNFGVTEPVVIVGFGQMGQVLANFLSNPLASGGDSDAAGWPYVAFDLDPALVNAAKKAGFPIHYGDGSHPAVLQSAGISSPKAIMVMFPGKEKTAEAVQRLRFTYPAIPIYARAKDLEHLLDLKKAGATDAVLENAETSLQLGSKLLKGFGVMSDDLAFLSQLIRDSMELQAQEAASFAKCDELNMTKQLQVRVGDSIEGHAPMPTTSSELDQPHQVSLPRIQPVAEQPVVEQDDELNQTERRR, encoded by the exons ATGTTGGAGTCACTAGCTCATGGTCAAAGTTTTAAGCTTAAG GGATATGACTTAATCAAAGATAACAGTCCTAAATGTTATGCTATTTCATCATTCAGTAGAAGTTCTGTTTTCAAGGTTTGTTCAGATAAAAAGCAAGTGTCGCTGCTTTCACTTGGAGTTAGTTATAGGAGCACCTCCGTGTCTGAGAATTTATGTCAAAGCAAACTTCTCAATGTTCCATCATTTTATAGTTGGAAAGGATTCTATCTCTCTAAGTATACGCCATTACGGTTCGAGCGGTTGCAAACAAGTGCAACTTATGATGTTGCTGGTGCTGTTGAAGTCATCCATGATTTAGGATTGGATACTCTTACTTTCTTGGCTGTAACTGTCTTAATTGTTCCCACATTCAAGTCAATTAAAGCCAGTCCT ATACTTGGTTTCTTCTTGGCTGGAGTTGTACTTAGCCAGTTTGGTTTAATCAGAAACCTTACAGATGTTAAAGTTTTGTCCGAATGGGGGATCCTTTTCTTG TTGTTTGAGATGGGTTTAGAGCTTTCACTTGCACGTCTGAAAGCTCTTGCAAAATATGCCTTCGGTATGGGATTTACTCAG GTGAATATTAGAAGTATTGATGAAGCTGTGGTAATTGCTGCTGCTCTCTCTCTGTCATCTTCTGCATTTGTTCTACAG CTTCTTGCAGAGAAGGGTGAGCTACCTACAAGATTTGGTTCAGCAACTCTGGGAATACTTTTATTGCAG GACATAGCTGTTGTCCCTCTTCTAGTCATTCTTCCAATACTAGAGAGCCAG AATCTGGCTAAGGAAAGCATTTGGCCAATGCTTGCTCAAGAAAGTTTAAAGGCATTAGGTGGATTGGGTCTGCTATCTTTTGGGGGAAAATACATTCTTAGAAGAGTATTTGAG GTTGTTGCAGATGCAAGGAGCTCAGAGGCCTTCGTTGCACTTTGCTTGCTGACTGTTGCTGGAACTTCACTTGTCACGCAGCATTTGGGTTTTAGTGATACG CTTGGGGCATTTTTAGCTGGGGCACTTTTAGCAGAGACAAATTTCAGGACCCAGATTGAAGCTGACATAAGACCATTTAGAGGCTTgcttattggattatttttcctAACTACAGGGACTTCCATTGACATGCAG cTTCTTATGCGAGAGTGGCCACATGTACTTGCACTCTTGGCAGGATTGATTTCTATCAAGACATTGATCATAACAGCAATCGGTCCTTGTGTTGGGCTTAGTTTGCAAGAAAGTGTGAGAATAGGATTGCTTCTATCCCAAGGAGGCGAGTTTGGATTCGTTGTTTTCTCCTTAGCAAATAG GCTTGGGGTGCTTCCACTTGAGCTCAACAAGTTGCTCATAATTGTTGTTGTATTGTCAATGGCATTAACCCCATTTCTTAATGAAGCTGGAAGAAGGGCTGCTGATTTTATTGATGGAAAATTCGATGTGGAGTTT AAAGCTTCAGAGATGGTCAACTTTGGTGTCACTGAACCTGTTGTTATAGTTGGATTTGGACAAATGGGCCAG GTCCTTGCAAATTTCCTTTCCAATCCGTTGGCTTCAGGAGGAGACAGTGATGCTGCAGGATGGCCTTATGTGGCTTTTGATCTTGACCCCGCACTAGTAAAT GCTGCTAAAAAAGCCGGCTTTCCAATTCACTATGGGGATGGATCACATCCTGCTGTTCTTCAGTCGGCCGGTATCTCTTCTCCAAAAGCTATTATGGTTATGTTCCCCGGCAAGGAAAAGACAGCGGAAGCTGTTCAGAGGCTACGGTTTACTTACCCTGCA ATCCCAATCTATGCCAGAGCTAAAGATCTTGAGCATCTTTTAGATCTGAAGAAAGCAGGTGCAACAGATGCTGTTTTGGAAAATGCAGAG ACTAGCTTACAGCTGGGTTCTAAGCTTCTGAAAGGTTTCGGAGTGATGTCGGATGACCTAGCATTTTTGAGTCAGCTCATTAGAGATTCCATGGAACTACAGGCTCAAGAAGCAGCCAGCTTCGCCAAATGCGATGAATTAAATATGACAAAACAACTGCAG GTGAGAGTTGGTGACTCAATTGAGGGACATGCACCTATGCCAACTACTTCATCAGAATTGGACCAGCCGCATCAAGTTTCCCTCCCTAGAATTCAGCCAGTTGCGGAACAGCCAGTTGTAGAACAAGACGATGAACTCAATCAAACTGAAAGAAGGCGCTGA